One Pseudonocardia sediminis DNA window includes the following coding sequences:
- a CDS encoding CGNR zinc finger domain-containing protein, whose translation MQVPFDDYAQAAGVATELVNTAPCVWNGTDKLSDVAELETFVTTHVPASWAPGLDAAVPTDDDLAATHGLRDALRTLIDSGDAQEIVRRATELTGSVGTLSLAVDDDVTRWQAITAPEAPLADQLGLLTGVGVLGVTHALGVERFRSCASPDCAGVFIDTSRNGARRYCMPGLCGNRVNVAAHRARQRAQ comes from the coding sequence GTGCAAGTCCCTTTCGACGACTACGCGCAGGCAGCGGGGGTGGCGACCGAGCTCGTCAACACCGCTCCCTGTGTATGGAACGGCACGGACAAGCTTTCCGATGTCGCGGAGCTGGAGACGTTCGTCACCACGCACGTCCCGGCGTCCTGGGCGCCCGGTCTCGACGCCGCGGTCCCGACCGACGACGACCTCGCCGCGACCCACGGTCTGCGCGACGCCCTGCGCACGCTCATCGACTCCGGTGACGCACAGGAGATCGTGCGGCGGGCCACGGAGCTGACCGGTTCGGTCGGCACGCTGAGCCTGGCCGTCGACGACGACGTGACCCGCTGGCAGGCGATCACGGCCCCCGAGGCGCCGCTGGCCGACCAGCTGGGCCTGCTGACCGGGGTCGGTGTCCTGGGCGTCACGCACGCGCTGGGCGTGGAGCGGTTCCGCAGCTGTGCCTCCCCCGACTGCGCGGGTGTGTTCATCGACACCAGCCGCAACGGCGCCCGCCGCTACTGCATGCCGGGGCTGTGCGGCAACCGCGTCAACGTGGCCGCCCACCGGGCCCGGCAGAGGGCGCAGTAG
- a CDS encoding helix-turn-helix transcriptional regulator, with the protein MGQLPGGTLFRGRDTELEHLHAALRAARTTGATAVLLGGEAGVGKSRLIAEFTTAAAGQGTTVLAGRALDLGDGPSFWPVVSALREHVRSASGARVDALSAGLERLEGPAAAGSRVEMLEMLRRLIADTAAGGPVVLVVDDLHWADRSTRDLFVYLVASLAAEPVLLVGSYREDAHGGVPGRLSAMVAELRRHRQVSFHRVEPLSREALAVLLAGWAPHRPDLEPLVWSHSEGNVFLAEETVRAVLAGDPRGLPTTVRDLVRAGVDALSPNARRVVRAVAAGVGDVPHALLAEVLARLGDDLPDAVREAVEGGFVVVDARGDGYRLRHGLMVEAVVADLLPGERTELHGRYARALSTGPDRDRPGSAARLAHHWERAGAPEQALPATLAAATQAELLHGYAEAYRHWLRAAALTARVPAASVTIARGACLERAADSADLAGDHDEAVALLAQRLSDPDGPAGLHAAVLRGRLGRCLVSAGRAGEAEQAYRRAVESLPSLDGPAPHEPGPDAVTAAAAEVLAGHAAVLQHVAEFAAARTVAREALGPARRAGDPRVLARVLATYGFSAAYLDDAEDGLAALAEAVEVAERDGDPATLGVCLLRQAELLCGPLNAFTEGVEAALRGSGRMRERGLERTSGVALLVLAANALFRLGRWDEAEELVARAWSLAPSGAQAIEVRLSRVRLLMGRGDLDGCEDDLEAVELVAGSAVGPRLRLPLLILRAGLEMWRGNPVVAFRHVMTGLDVVESGIDDFWSVAPLIWHGARAHAQAVEAGTPPPQPDLRRLRGYYTELTDRAGRAVPAVRAVLEAFSAMCAAEDARAHERPDPLAWAGVADRWEALHQPYPAAYARLRAAEAHLAARTRSADGAAALVRAERAARTLGAGPLLAEIEDLAGRARVTFARPSPEDPGPEGDGEPSHGSGGDGATGPLASLTARELEVLAEVATGLTNKEIAGRLFISEKTVGVHLTRIFAKLGVRTRVQASNTFSSQLRTPLRRSASHQD; encoded by the coding sequence GTGGGGCAGCTGCCGGGCGGAACCCTCTTCCGCGGCCGGGACACCGAGCTGGAGCACCTGCACGCCGCGTTGCGCGCGGCCCGCACGACCGGTGCGACGGCCGTCCTGCTGGGCGGCGAGGCGGGCGTCGGCAAGAGCCGCCTGATCGCCGAGTTCACGACGGCCGCCGCCGGACAGGGCACGACCGTGCTGGCCGGGCGCGCGCTGGACCTCGGCGACGGGCCGTCGTTCTGGCCGGTCGTCTCGGCGCTGCGCGAGCACGTCCGGTCCGCCTCCGGGGCCCGGGTCGACGCGCTGTCCGCGGGCCTGGAACGGCTCGAGGGCCCGGCCGCGGCCGGATCGCGGGTCGAGATGCTCGAGATGCTGCGCCGGCTGATCGCCGACACCGCCGCCGGGGGACCGGTTGTCCTGGTCGTCGACGACCTGCACTGGGCCGACCGCTCCACCCGTGACCTGTTCGTCTACCTGGTCGCGAGCCTGGCCGCCGAGCCGGTGCTGCTGGTCGGCTCCTACCGCGAGGACGCCCACGGCGGGGTGCCCGGCCGGCTCAGCGCGATGGTCGCCGAGCTGCGGCGTCACCGGCAGGTCTCGTTCCACCGCGTCGAGCCGCTGTCCCGGGAGGCGCTCGCGGTCCTGCTCGCGGGCTGGGCCCCGCACCGGCCGGACCTCGAGCCGCTGGTGTGGAGCCACTCCGAGGGCAACGTCTTCCTCGCCGAGGAGACCGTGCGCGCGGTGCTCGCCGGCGACCCGCGGGGTCTGCCCACCACCGTGCGCGACCTGGTGCGGGCCGGGGTGGACGCCCTGTCGCCGAACGCCCGGCGGGTGGTGCGGGCCGTGGCCGCCGGTGTCGGGGACGTGCCGCACGCCCTGCTCGCCGAGGTGCTGGCGCGGCTGGGCGACGACCTCCCGGACGCCGTGCGCGAGGCCGTCGAGGGCGGGTTCGTCGTCGTCGACGCCCGGGGTGACGGTTACCGGCTGCGGCACGGTCTGATGGTCGAGGCCGTCGTCGCGGACCTGCTGCCCGGCGAGCGGACGGAGCTGCACGGCCGGTACGCCCGCGCGTTGTCCACCGGTCCGGACAGGGACCGGCCGGGGTCCGCGGCCCGTCTGGCGCACCACTGGGAACGGGCCGGTGCCCCGGAGCAGGCCCTGCCGGCGACGCTGGCCGCGGCGACGCAGGCGGAGCTGCTGCACGGCTACGCCGAGGCCTACCGGCACTGGTTGCGTGCCGCCGCGCTGACGGCCCGGGTCCCGGCCGCGTCGGTGACGATCGCCCGCGGCGCCTGCCTGGAACGCGCCGCCGACTCCGCCGACCTGGCCGGCGACCACGACGAGGCCGTCGCGCTGCTGGCCCAGCGTCTGTCCGACCCGGACGGCCCGGCCGGCCTGCACGCCGCCGTCCTGCGTGGACGGCTGGGGCGGTGCCTGGTGTCGGCCGGTCGCGCGGGGGAGGCGGAGCAGGCCTACCGGCGCGCGGTGGAGTCCCTGCCGTCCCTCGACGGGCCGGCTCCCCACGAGCCCGGCCCGGACGCCGTGACGGCCGCGGCCGCCGAGGTCCTCGCCGGGCACGCCGCGGTGCTGCAGCACGTCGCCGAGTTCGCCGCGGCACGCACAGTGGCCCGGGAGGCGCTCGGGCCGGCACGCCGGGCGGGCGACCCCCGGGTGCTCGCCCGCGTGCTGGCCACCTACGGGTTCAGCGCCGCCTACCTCGACGACGCCGAGGACGGCCTCGCGGCGCTCGCCGAGGCCGTCGAGGTGGCCGAACGCGACGGCGACCCCGCGACGCTGGGCGTGTGCCTGCTCCGCCAGGCCGAGCTGCTCTGCGGTCCGCTGAACGCGTTCACCGAGGGCGTCGAGGCCGCGCTGCGCGGGAGCGGGCGCATGCGCGAGCGGGGACTCGAGCGGACGTCGGGGGTGGCGCTGCTGGTGCTGGCCGCGAACGCGCTGTTCCGCCTCGGTCGCTGGGACGAGGCCGAGGAGCTCGTGGCGCGGGCCTGGAGCCTGGCCCCGTCCGGTGCGCAGGCGATCGAGGTGCGGCTGTCCCGGGTCCGGCTGCTGATGGGGCGCGGCGACCTCGACGGCTGCGAGGACGACCTGGAGGCGGTCGAGCTCGTCGCCGGCTCCGCCGTCGGGCCGCGGCTGCGTCTGCCGCTGCTGATCCTGCGGGCGGGGCTGGAGATGTGGCGCGGGAACCCGGTCGTGGCGTTCCGGCACGTCATGACGGGTCTGGACGTCGTCGAGTCGGGGATCGACGACTTCTGGTCGGTCGCGCCGCTGATCTGGCACGGGGCCCGGGCGCACGCCCAGGCCGTCGAGGCCGGTACGCCGCCCCCGCAGCCGGACCTGCGGCGCCTGCGCGGCTACTACACCGAGCTCACCGACCGCGCCGGTCGCGCGGTGCCTGCCGTGCGCGCGGTGCTGGAGGCGTTCTCGGCGATGTGCGCGGCCGAGGACGCCCGGGCCCACGAGCGGCCCGACCCTCTCGCCTGGGCCGGGGTCGCGGACCGGTGGGAGGCGCTGCACCAGCCCTACCCGGCGGCCTACGCCCGGCTGCGCGCGGCCGAGGCGCACCTCGCCGCCCGGACGCGGTCCGCCGACGGCGCCGCCGCGCTGGTCCGCGCGGAGCGGGCGGCGCGGACGCTGGGGGCCGGTCCGCTGCTCGCCGAGATCGAGGACCTGGCCGGACGGGCGCGGGTGACGTTCGCGCGGCCGTCGCCGGAGGACCCCGGACCGGAGGGCGACGGGGAGCCGTCCCACGGCTCCGGAGGTGACGGCGCCACGGGACCGCTGGCGTCGCTGACCGCGCGGGAGCTCGAGGTGCTCGCGGAGGTGGCGACCGGGCTGACCAACAAGGAGATCGCGGGCCGGTTGTTCATCAGCGAGAAGACCGTCGGGGTGCACCTCACCCGGATCTTCGCCAAGCTCGGCGTCCGCACCCGCGTCCAGGCGAGCAACACGTTCTCCTCGCAGCTCCGCACCCCCCTACGCCGGAGTGCGTCGCACCAGGATTAG
- a CDS encoding aromatic amino acid lyase, with the protein MTVVLARSADLTPDVVRRVSWHGEQVVLAPDAVSSIGRRRAEFVAFVDAHRGRHLYGITTRHHHGAKQVLDADARAEYARRLPSTPASTGPGLPERVVRAVVLARLADVLNGTAAVRPETATALAAMLDGPMPHVPGRGHGEPGNVIALGHLFRARFDGTLEIGEGMALINGAPVSAAVLADAVLAGQGRITVAEDVAALAAIAVRAPGAHYDEELARVWGDEHQAATLERMRKLMAGAEGPTLPYQAPVSFRSAPRMLGWTRRALAQAADGARISLRASSNNPIFVGPGTRPPLGEVLSNGGYHDPLAAPGLDALARSWADLAQLVTAQVSRLVERPDGIVASEPEAQVSLLDMTSAGWAEEARAAAGTSLIGLGPGGQTDTGTAEVLAWRRAGDAGAALDAGLAVLAVVAAHTIGHRGEVAPPALRPLADAVLSAFPLGTGAVGFGPGLGGVARHLAERVFPGPATAPSAGPGGRPR; encoded by the coding sequence ATGACCGTCGTACTCGCGCGCAGCGCCGACCTCACCCCGGACGTCGTGCGACGGGTGTCGTGGCACGGCGAACAGGTCGTGCTGGCGCCGGACGCCGTGTCGTCGATCGGGCGACGGCGGGCGGAGTTCGTCGCGTTCGTCGACGCCCATCGGGGCCGCCACCTCTACGGCATCACCACCCGCCATCACCACGGCGCCAAGCAGGTCCTCGACGCCGACGCCCGCGCCGAGTACGCCCGCCGCCTGCCGTCCACCCCGGCGAGCACCGGGCCCGGCCTCCCGGAGCGGGTCGTGCGGGCCGTCGTCCTGGCCCGGCTCGCCGACGTCCTCAACGGGACGGCGGCCGTGCGCCCCGAGACCGCGACAGCCCTGGCCGCGATGCTCGACGGCCCGATGCCCCACGTCCCCGGCCGGGGCCACGGCGAGCCCGGCAACGTCATCGCGCTGGGCCACCTGTTCCGGGCGCGGTTCGACGGCACGCTGGAGATCGGCGAGGGGATGGCGCTGATCAACGGCGCCCCGGTCTCCGCCGCGGTCCTCGCCGACGCCGTGCTGGCCGGGCAGGGCCGGATCACCGTGGCCGAGGACGTGGCCGCCCTGGCCGCGATCGCCGTCCGGGCACCGGGCGCGCACTACGACGAGGAGCTGGCCCGCGTCTGGGGCGATGAGCACCAGGCGGCGACCCTGGAACGGATGCGGAAGCTGATGGCCGGAGCCGAGGGGCCGACGCTGCCGTACCAGGCGCCGGTGTCGTTCCGCAGCGCCCCGCGGATGCTCGGCTGGACGCGGCGGGCCCTGGCCCAGGCCGCCGACGGTGCGCGGATCTCGCTGCGTGCCTCGTCGAACAACCCGATCTTCGTCGGCCCCGGCACCCGCCCCCCGCTGGGCGAGGTGCTCTCCAACGGCGGGTACCACGACCCGCTGGCCGCGCCCGGCCTCGACGCGCTGGCCCGGAGCTGGGCCGACCTCGCGCAGCTGGTCACCGCCCAGGTGAGCCGCCTGGTCGAGCGGCCCGACGGGATCGTCGCGTCCGAGCCGGAGGCGCAGGTCAGCCTGCTGGACATGACGTCGGCGGGCTGGGCGGAGGAGGCCCGCGCCGCGGCCGGGACGTCGTTGATCGGCCTCGGGCCGGGTGGGCAGACCGACACCGGCACCGCCGAGGTGCTCGCGTGGCGCCGTGCCGGCGACGCCGGTGCCGCGCTCGACGCCGGCCTCGCCGTCCTCGCGGTGGTGGCGGCACACACGATCGGCCACCGGGGCGAGGTGGCGCCGCCCGCCCTGCGGCCCCTGGCCGACGCGGTCCTGTCCGCGTTCCCGCTCGGCACCGGAGCGGTCGGCTTCGGCCCCGGCCTGGGCGGCGTCGCGCGACATCTCGCGGAGCGGGTCTTCCCCGGACCGGCTACTGCGCCCTCTGCCGGGCCCGGTGGGCGGCCACGTTGA
- a CDS encoding type IV toxin-antitoxin system AbiEi family antitoxin domain-containing protein: protein MSLEELLLAQAGVLTRTQALAHGVAARTITRRGSSGAWSSIHPGVYLVGGHRFTDEARVRAAWLWGGGRSTVSGPSAAFWHGVLGRRGFRIDLTMPRASHRRRPPGVFLRRRDLEPEERGVVVTGRALSVLETAPVVANGAQFLDRALQRHISFTELHEAYCRAAGSRGMGPAGVMLVACADRADSAAERLMLRLLTGAGFSGFERAHPFGPFTVDVAFPASRVAIEVDGWAWHVDSERFATDRRKGNALVGAGWTVLRFTWANLAEEPGEIVRTVRAALAHATAA from the coding sequence ATGTCGCTGGAGGAGCTGCTGCTCGCCCAGGCCGGTGTGCTGACCCGGACCCAGGCCCTGGCCCATGGGGTCGCGGCCAGGACGATCACGCGAAGGGGGTCGTCCGGGGCGTGGTCGTCGATCCATCCCGGCGTCTACCTGGTCGGCGGGCACCGCTTCACCGACGAGGCCCGGGTCCGGGCGGCCTGGCTGTGGGGTGGCGGGCGTTCGACGGTCAGCGGCCCGTCCGCCGCGTTCTGGCACGGCGTGCTCGGCCGGCGCGGCTTCCGGATCGACCTCACGATGCCCCGGGCGTCGCACCGTCGACGGCCACCCGGGGTGTTCCTCCGCCGTCGCGATCTCGAGCCGGAGGAGCGCGGGGTCGTCGTGACCGGACGCGCCCTCTCGGTGCTGGAGACCGCACCCGTGGTCGCGAACGGCGCGCAGTTCCTCGACCGGGCGTTGCAGCGGCACATCTCCTTCACCGAGCTGCACGAGGCGTACTGCCGGGCGGCAGGCTCCCGGGGGATGGGCCCGGCCGGGGTGATGCTGGTGGCCTGCGCCGACCGGGCCGACTCAGCTGCCGAGCGCCTGATGCTGCGCCTGCTGACCGGGGCCGGGTTCTCCGGCTTCGAGCGGGCCCATCCCTTCGGCCCCTTCACCGTCGACGTCGCGTTCCCGGCCTCGCGGGTGGCGATCGAGGTCGACGGGTGGGCGTGGCACGTCGACTCCGAGCGGTTCGCGACCGACCGGCGCAAGGGCAACGCCCTGGTCGGCGCCGGCTGGACGGTGCTGCGCTTCACCTGGGCGAACCTCGCCGAGGAGCCCGGTGAGATCGTCCGGACCGTCCGCGCCGCCCTGGCCCACGCCACCGCCGCGTGA
- the ppdK gene encoding pyruvate, phosphate dikinase, producing MPRFVYDFAEGDRDQKDLLGGKGANLAEMTNLGLPVPPGFIITTEACRAYLSGGAEPDGMADEVTEHLSTLESAMGRRLGDPEDPLLVSVRSGAKFSMPGMMETVLNVGLNDASVHALARRAGDDRFAWDSYRRLVQMFGATVLGISSEHFSHAVDEAKAAKGTRNDLDLDAGDFETLVETFKGLVRTHAGRDFPQDPREQLDLAVRAVFDSWNSPRAHLYRRQERIPADLGTAVSVVSMVFGNLGMDSGTGVAFTRDPASGARGVYGDYLQNAQGEDVVAGIRNTRPLAELETIDKVSYDRLMDIMTTLENHYRDLCDIEFTIERGQLWMLQTRVGKRTAAAAFTIATQLVDEGVIDLDEALGRVTGAQLANLMFPRFDRDAEKKLLTTGMNASPGAAVGAAVFDSATAVAKTRAGEKVVLVRRETNPDDLDGMIAAEGILTSRGGRTSHAAVVARGMGKTAVCGADDLEVDVAAKRFTTADGVEVGEGETISIDGTNGEVYLGEVPVVASPVVSWFEGSMQEGQGDDLVDAVARLMRHADERRRLRVRVNADTADDAARARRFGAEGIGLCRTEHMFLGDRREMVEKLVLAETRDQREEQLAALLPMQIEDFTALYRAMDGLPVTIRLLDPPLHEFLPDLTELTVESALAHERGETDPVREELLVAVRRLHEQNPMLGLRGVRLGIAVPGLFAMQVRAITRAAATLVAEGVAVHPEIMVPLVGTVQELQAVSAEIAEVVAEPESHVDGAPVPHQVGTMIELPRAAIVAAQIAETAEFFSFGTNDLTQTTWGFSRDDVESSFFSDYLEQGIFGVSPFESLDVEGVGHLVELGAREGRRTRPDLKLGICGEHGGDPDSVHFFHRAGLDYVSCSPYRVPVARLEAGRATLG from the coding sequence ATGCCCAGGTTCGTCTACGACTTCGCCGAGGGTGACCGCGACCAGAAGGACCTGCTCGGCGGCAAGGGCGCGAACCTGGCCGAGATGACGAACCTGGGCCTGCCGGTGCCGCCCGGGTTCATCATCACCACCGAGGCCTGCCGGGCCTACCTGAGCGGGGGCGCCGAACCGGACGGGATGGCCGACGAGGTCACCGAGCACCTGTCCACGCTGGAGTCGGCGATGGGCCGTCGACTCGGGGACCCGGAGGACCCGCTGCTGGTCTCGGTCCGGTCCGGGGCGAAGTTCTCGATGCCCGGGATGATGGAGACCGTCCTCAACGTCGGCCTCAACGACGCCTCGGTGCACGCACTGGCCCGGCGGGCCGGGGACGACCGCTTCGCCTGGGACTCCTACCGCCGCCTGGTGCAGATGTTCGGCGCGACCGTCCTGGGCATCTCCTCCGAGCACTTCTCGCACGCCGTCGACGAGGCGAAGGCGGCCAAGGGCACCCGCAACGACCTCGACCTCGACGCCGGCGACTTCGAGACCCTGGTGGAGACGTTCAAGGGTCTCGTGCGCACCCACGCCGGGCGCGACTTCCCGCAGGACCCGCGCGAGCAGCTCGACCTCGCCGTCCGCGCGGTGTTCGACTCCTGGAACTCGCCGCGGGCGCACCTCTACCGGCGTCAGGAACGCATCCCGGCCGACCTCGGCACCGCGGTCAGCGTGGTGTCGATGGTGTTCGGCAACCTCGGCATGGACTCCGGCACCGGCGTCGCGTTCACCCGCGACCCCGCCTCCGGCGCGCGCGGCGTCTACGGCGACTACCTGCAGAACGCCCAGGGCGAGGACGTCGTCGCCGGCATCCGCAACACCCGTCCGCTCGCCGAGCTGGAGACCATCGACAAGGTCTCCTACGACCGGCTCATGGACATCATGACCACGCTGGAGAACCACTACCGCGACCTCTGCGACATCGAGTTCACGATCGAACGCGGGCAGCTGTGGATGCTGCAGACCCGGGTCGGCAAGCGCACCGCCGCGGCCGCGTTCACGATCGCCACCCAGCTCGTCGACGAGGGCGTGATCGACCTCGACGAGGCCCTCGGGCGCGTCACCGGGGCCCAGCTGGCGAACCTGATGTTCCCGCGCTTCGACCGGGACGCGGAGAAGAAGCTGCTCACGACCGGGATGAACGCCTCCCCGGGCGCCGCGGTCGGGGCGGCGGTGTTCGACTCGGCGACGGCCGTCGCGAAGACGAGGGCGGGGGAGAAGGTCGTGCTGGTCCGGCGCGAGACGAACCCGGACGACCTGGACGGCATGATCGCCGCCGAGGGCATCCTGACCAGCCGCGGCGGGCGGACGTCGCACGCCGCGGTCGTCGCGCGCGGGATGGGCAAGACCGCGGTGTGCGGGGCGGACGACCTGGAGGTCGACGTCGCGGCGAAGCGGTTCACCACCGCCGACGGGGTCGAGGTCGGCGAGGGCGAGACGATCTCGATCGACGGCACGAACGGCGAGGTCTACCTGGGTGAGGTCCCGGTCGTCGCGAGCCCGGTGGTCTCCTGGTTCGAGGGGAGCATGCAGGAGGGTCAGGGCGACGATCTCGTCGACGCCGTCGCCCGCCTGATGCGCCACGCCGACGAGCGCCGGCGGCTGCGCGTGCGGGTCAACGCCGACACCGCCGACGACGCCGCCCGGGCCCGGCGCTTCGGCGCCGAGGGGATCGGGCTCTGCCGCACCGAGCACATGTTCCTCGGCGACCGCCGCGAGATGGTCGAGAAGCTGGTGCTCGCCGAGACCCGGGACCAGCGCGAGGAGCAGCTCGCCGCCCTACTGCCGATGCAGATCGAGGACTTCACCGCGCTGTACCGGGCGATGGACGGCCTACCGGTGACGATCCGGCTGCTGGACCCGCCGCTGCACGAGTTCCTGCCCGACCTCACCGAGCTCACCGTCGAGAGCGCGCTGGCCCACGAGCGCGGCGAGACCGACCCGGTGCGCGAGGAGCTGCTGGTCGCCGTGCGCCGGCTGCACGAGCAGAACCCGATGCTGGGGCTGCGTGGCGTCCGACTCGGTATCGCCGTACCGGGCCTGTTCGCGATGCAGGTCCGCGCCATCACCCGGGCCGCGGCGACGCTCGTCGCCGAGGGGGTCGCGGTGCACCCGGAGATCATGGTGCCGCTGGTCGGGACGGTGCAGGAGCTGCAGGCCGTGTCCGCGGAGATCGCCGAGGTCGTCGCCGAGCCGGAGTCGCACGTGGACGGCGCCCCGGTGCCGCACCAGGTCGGGACCATGATCGAGCTGCCGCGCGCGGCGATCGTGGCCGCGCAGATCGCCGAGACCGCCGAGTTCTTCTCCTTCGGCACGAACGACCTCACCCAGACGACGTGGGGCTTCTCCCGCGACGACGTCGAGAGCTCGTTCTTCTCCGACTACCTGGAGCAGGGGATCTTCGGGGTGTCGCCGTTCGAGTCGCTCGACGTCGAGGGTGTCGGGCACCTGGTCGAGCTCGGCGCACGGGAGGGCCGGCGGACCCGCCCGGACCTCAAGCTGGGGATCTGCGGCGAGCACGGCGGCGACCCGGACTCGGTGCACTTCTTCCACCGCGCCGGGCTCGACTACGTGTCCTGCTCGCCCTACCGCGTGCCGGTGGCCCGTCTGGAGGCCGGGCGGGCGACGCTGGGCTGA
- a CDS encoding alpha/beta fold hydrolase, whose product MTEFVLVHGAAHGGWCWPRVAGPLRAAGHRVLTPTLTGLGSRAHHLTPEVGLGTMIDDVVAEIETEECRDAVLVGHSFGATVACGVAERVTDRLSALVLLDGVLADPGASVLDGLGPEIAAARLAAAGAVDGTPTMPPLHLDGFGFTDPADRAWVERRVTPHPVRSYTEPLPTTGPWGAGLPCTYIACTAPAYPPVAASAARAARQPGWTIRELATGHDAMVTAPDAVVDLLLEAAGQ is encoded by the coding sequence ATGACCGAGTTCGTCCTGGTCCACGGTGCCGCGCACGGCGGATGGTGCTGGCCGCGGGTGGCCGGGCCGTTGCGTGCCGCCGGCCACCGGGTGCTGACCCCGACCCTGACCGGGCTGGGCTCGCGCGCCCACCACCTCACGCCCGAGGTCGGGCTCGGCACGATGATCGACGACGTGGTCGCCGAGATCGAGACCGAGGAGTGCCGGGACGCGGTGCTGGTCGGGCACAGCTTCGGGGCGACCGTGGCCTGCGGGGTCGCCGAGCGCGTCACCGACCGGCTCTCCGCCCTGGTCCTGCTCGACGGGGTGCTGGCCGATCCGGGCGCGAGCGTCCTGGACGGGCTCGGCCCCGAGATCGCCGCCGCACGGCTGGCGGCCGCCGGGGCGGTGGACGGCACCCCGACCATGCCCCCGCTGCACCTGGACGGCTTCGGCTTCACCGACCCCGCCGACCGGGCGTGGGTCGAGCGCCGGGTCACCCCGCACCCGGTGCGCTCCTACACCGAGCCGCTGCCGACGACGGGCCCGTGGGGCGCCGGCCTGCCGTGCACCTACATCGCCTGCACCGCCCCCGCCTATCCCCCCGTCGCCGCCTCGGCCGCCCGCGCGGCGCGGCAGCCGGGGTGGACGATCCGGGAGCTGGCGACCGGTCACGACGCCATGGTCACCGCTCCGGACGCCGTGGTGGACCTGCTGCTCGAGGCCGCCGGGCAGTAG